Within the Ostrinia nubilalis chromosome 12, ilOstNubi1.1, whole genome shotgun sequence genome, the region AGTTTAGTCGCAAGTTTGAGTCTGAGTAGTAATCCAGAGTACGCACCTGCACGTCCCCGCCGAAGTAGACGAGCGTGTGCGGTGCGTCGTTTAGCCGCCCCGCATCGTTGCCCAGGGCGATCTTTAACCGACTAGGGGTCCCTGGACACTGGAGCAAGGGAGCCTTACCATGTGAAAAAggttttttaagcatgtgaggGCCCCCTCGGTCGCGGGAACCTGGGCATATGCCCAAAATGAAAGAGAAAAGAGACGTCTGGCTGTGCCCCGGGTGCACATCTCCGCCGAAGTAGAATAGCGTGTGCGGCGCGTCGTTTAGCCGCCCGTGTGCCCGCCCCGCATCGttctttaacctactaggggctCTGGACACATAAAGAGCAATCTTGGGGGCCCCTCGgtcgcggggccctgggcaAGTGCCCAAAGTGTCCAGTGATAAAGCCCCTGGCTGTACGCACCTGCACGTCCCCGCCGAAGTAGACGAGCGTGCGCGCAGCCTTTCTGGCATCAGCAACCCTGAGTACGCTCCTAGAGTTCCCCTCCGAAGTAAACGAACGTGCGAGACGTGTTCAGGTATAGCCACACGTTTTCCTTCACCTTAAAGGAACTTCGAACCATCTGACCTAAAAAATCTCCAAGCCTGGATATGACTtgccccccctaggccagaagctgggtacgtCCATGTAGTAGCAATCCAGCTGCACGCGCGCGGCGGGAAGGAGCAAGGTGGCCctttcttctcagtcggtatactcttgtcagagtggtcgtgtcgtggtcatcattgtgaATCACGATGACTGATATTCCTCGCAATACGGCGCCATTCGCTGCAGCTTTCCGGGCACTTTCGTTAACCGAACAGTTACTAGGGGCTGGACACAAGGAACAATCTTAGGGGCCCCTCGGTCGCGGGGCCCTGGACAAttgcccaaagtgcccagtgaTAAAGCCCCTGGCTGTACGCACCTGCACGTCCCCGCCGAAGTAGACGAGCGTGCGCGCAGCCTTTCTGGCATCAGCAACCCTGAGTACGCTTCTAGAGTTCCCCTCCGAAGTAAACGAACGTGCGAGACGTGTTCAGGTATAGCCACACGTTTTCCTTCACCTTAAAGGAACTTTGAACCATCTGACCTAAAAAATCTCCAAGCCTGGATATGACTtgccccccctaggccagaagctgggtacgccCATGTAGCAAAACTGAGTACGCACCTGCACGTCCCCGCCGAAGTAGACGAGCGTGCGCGGCGCATCATTGGGCGGGCCGTGCAGCTTTCCTGGCATCAGCAACTCTTAGCACGCACCTACAGTTCCCCTCCGAAGTAAACGAACATGCGAAACGTATTCTAGTTTAGTCGCAAGTTTGAGTCTGAGTAGTAATCCAGAGTACGCACCTGCACGTCCCCGCCGAAGTAGATGAGCGTACGTGTACGTATAGCGCAGTATACAGAATGGTCTGGTGAAGGATGTTGGGCTGCCGATTCGAAGATGTAGTTGATAGTACTAactcatgagctatgatacCCGTCGCATCCTCCCGTGACATGGAAGTCAATGTGCCCCGGGTACGCACCTCCACGTCCCCGCCGAAGTATGTGTGCCCGCCCCGCAGCGTGGCCCAGGGCGatctttaacctactaggggctCTGGACACATAAGGAGCAATCTTGGGGGCCCCTCGGAAGCGGGTCCTGGACAagtgcccaaagtgcccagtggtAGGTGCGCGCCACGTCGTTGAGCCACTCGTGTGCCCAGACCCGTCTTTCCTAGTAGGTACTAGGGGCCCTGGACACTGGAGTAAGGGAGCCTTATCATCtggaaaatataattatgtccAGTGGAAAGGGGGGCCTGGCAGTGGCCCGGGTACGCACCTGCACGTCCCCGCCGAAGTAGACGAGCGTGCGGGGCGCGTCcccgggcgggcggcgcgcggcgggctGGAACAGCGCGTCGTTGAGGCGCCCGTCGTGCCCGCCCACGCGCCGCAGCCGCAGCGGCAGCATGGCGGCGCTACTCGCGCATTACTGAACAACATTTGTTTACATTGTACGTAAAGTATAGCAAggccttagagtaggcgcacaccgttgatttttagttggccgataattgtgcccgattttaaattgtatgaagaatcggtcaaatcgaatcggcgtagtgtgcgcactcccatacatgcccatactgatcaactgcccgactaaactatcggccgacgaaaaatcaacggtgtgcgcctactcttaaagttAGGGCAAGTGCCCGCACGCGGGTCTGtacaaagaaataatttaacagTGCATGCGTGTGACGTAGTATTCAAACGCGTGTGGTGACACTCCGTTTACTCGCGCTAGTTTTAGCGTCGGACTCGGCCCTTAGCTTCTAAAGAACCTTGAGGAGGTTCATGTCCGGCAGAGATGGGTGCCTAGGTTGAAATTACAGCTTAATTCTATTCTATAAATTATTCTAAACAGTTTTATATCACATAGGAATAGGACAGGTGCAGTCAATCATAAGAAAAACAGTAAAATATGTTTCAAATAGTTAACTTTATTCACCAAGAAGCACATAATACATGTTTTAGTAATTAAAACTACACTAGTCATCCATTCaccaaaattaaagttaaaaatactgttaaaataaaaatgcagttctttacttaaaataatatcaataaactgtaaacaaaatacaacttCAATCATTTCAGGTTTCTGGTTTGTTTATGGTGGTAGTATTTGGTATCATTCATGCAAACAGTGATTTTCAATGTGATATCATCGAGGCAGTTTTTCAGGTCATCTCTTAATTCTCTGACCTTGACTCTGACATCCTCACACATCAGGTTGTAGCACATGGCCACCAATCCCATGCCCAGTAGCACATAAATGAAGTTTATCACTAATTTTAAGTGTGATCCTCCAGCAGAATCCGCAATGTTGGCTCCCGGAACAAAGTCCCCAAAACCAATTTTACACAAACTAATAACACAGAAGTATGTCGAGTCCAAGTAGTTCCATTTCTCCCATGCCCCAAACATTATGGTACCAGTCAGTATGTAAAAAGATATGACCCATAAACAAGCTGTAGATGGTACTGTTATTTTTCTCTTGGGCGCTATCTCTCCATCTTCAAACAAGGCATCATCTCTGCGGCTGCATTCATGGGCTGTGATATACAGCCACTTGAAGGTCTGTGCAAGAACTTTGCCCATGTTACAAAAGTAAAGAATATAGATTGGTATACCAAAACCGGCATATGCCACAGTAACAAGCTTCCCCCATACAGTCTTGGGCACAACATTGCCATAGCCTATCATAGTGAATACTGACAAAGAATACATCAATGCAGCAGGAAATGACCAGATATCTTCGGCGGTTCTGCCACTGTACCCTGTATGAATGGCGGCAGTTATGTTACTCTGAAACACCTTCAGCACCTCATTAGCTTTCAGCACAAACGCTGTCTCATTGAAAACATTCATTGACACAGTAATATTCCACAATCTTTCAGCACAATTCTGTCTCCACTGCCTTACTTCTTTCAGCTGT harbors:
- the LOC135077052 gene encoding TWiK family of potassium channels protein 7, yielding MDRHHPLHSSFHGSMRSRDSSSTAGSDPREKIKDCFRKFIAFMFTQVGVGALVVCYAILGAVSFMHIEKDSPDKQLKEVRQWRQNCAERLWNITVSMNVFNETAFVLKANEVLKVFQSNITAAIHTGYSGRTAEDIWSFPAALMYSLSVFTMIGYGNVVPKTVWGKLVTVAYAGFGIPIYILYFCNMGKVLAQTFKWLYITAHECSRRDDALFEDGEIAPKRKITVPSTACLWVISFYILTGTIMFGAWEKWNYLDSTYFCVISLCKIGFGDFVPGANIADSAGGSHLKLVINFIYVLLGMGLVAMCYNLMCEDVRVKVRELRDDLKNCLDDITLKITVCMNDTKYYHHKQTRNLK